Proteins encoded by one window of Desulfonatronum sp. SC1:
- a CDS encoding FkbM family methyltransferase: MKHVFCGNLFDSLAYLRNLVSKYERCKVGSIVIDNVVLYFADLHSFYFELDQIFIKNLYGFRTEEQSPVIVDCGAHVGLASLYFARRYPRSEIHAFEADPDIHRLFQSNIQSAKLNNVTSHAKAVWADNNGVCFRLSGDDSGHISNTDGTIIPSIRLRDYLEQFERIDMLKLDVEGAEFEIIEDCLPVLSRVQRMIIEVHRLSDDNKSLANFLRCLEKSGFQFVLSDIHSASWAQVDHIPPFDFVAHDKYIVSVFAWRPIYDQTKSNSKTIRPSGKPNIVQFCMQDYGGAGTAALRLHDGLLSSGVNSLFFVHNIQRWKPGTIPLFAKSCSAPIPHKKIVSSDWKAFQAHSQRLISKYPQRPQGLEIFTDTWAATKLSNVPEIAEADIIHLHWIAGTVDIPREVEFLKTKKIVWTLHDMNAFTGGCHYAAGCQKYEQQCGGCPQLGSSRDNDLSRQIWTRKMAAYKQLDITIVALCQWMADCVKISSLLSSFPVHVIPNGLPTNIFKPYPQAQIRKSLQVPKDAFVILFGADSVTNARKGFVYLLRALEHVKTQFPSEHIALATFGNHAQAAVQHLGFPTFAFDYVDKESELALVYSMADVTVIPSLEDNLPNVVLESLACGTPVVGFDVGGIPDMVEHLVNGYLSPVGDENGLAGGMRWIMEQKKAGSKIRTKCRETALSRYNFPLQAGRYRELYEENLKNTRVKYFQVNKKKDFVHSTCQSNTHVSQLQLDEFLSLRFLHEHHDYHAQGSKCIYQDLIKNSFTVREIIHKIQNDRKYLDRNQYDHDVRLKNDHMNHYINCIKYGFRKEVKGWRETNSVDLVNPDYYIQKEEITDKEIGEYLQQNPLEIKNQIIVDGIHRSMCMIGRILNGKSYIPFFYIGDKNISPQKQIIPNVGYRKEHNKYRWDAIVPHIDKDCFKVLDIGSNYGYFSLSLASHYPNAQIFSIEGEFGTGNQESKGLKIHHSIKNDHFIYNNFIYNTLLTDDLVKLFNEKSIVFDYQISFSVFHWIVYLKYANNGSSQNIKKMFVDQLKMAKTTFLELPSFGQQTSMSPYYADHDSFDHLFSELNRELPLEFEKIGECNWYGKRDLFHIKLLDCKPSNFTVNDVNRILANK, encoded by the coding sequence ATGAAACATGTTTTTTGTGGGAATCTTTTTGATTCTCTAGCATACCTTAGAAATTTGGTCTCGAAATATGAACGCTGCAAGGTTGGCAGTATAGTTATTGATAATGTTGTGCTATATTTTGCTGACTTACACAGTTTTTATTTTGAACTTGATCAAATTTTTATAAAGAATTTGTATGGGTTTAGAACTGAGGAGCAAAGCCCTGTAATTGTTGATTGTGGAGCCCATGTCGGTCTTGCCTCACTTTATTTTGCTCGCCGCTATCCCAGGTCAGAAATCCACGCCTTTGAAGCCGACCCAGATATTCACCGTCTTTTCCAATCCAATATTCAAAGTGCCAAACTGAATAATGTAACCTCACATGCCAAGGCGGTCTGGGCAGATAACAACGGTGTATGCTTTCGACTTTCCGGGGACGATTCCGGCCATATCAGCAACACGGATGGCACGATTATCCCCTCAATCCGGCTGAGAGACTATCTTGAACAGTTTGAGCGGATCGATATGCTCAAGCTTGATGTGGAAGGAGCGGAATTCGAAATCATTGAGGACTGCCTGCCTGTTCTGAGCCGGGTTCAAAGAATGATAATCGAGGTTCACAGACTTTCCGACGACAATAAAAGCTTGGCAAATTTTTTGAGGTGTCTGGAAAAATCCGGTTTTCAATTTGTTCTATCGGATATCCATTCCGCTTCATGGGCACAAGTCGATCACATTCCGCCATTCGATTTTGTTGCGCACGACAAGTATATAGTGTCCGTGTTTGCATGGCGGCCAATTTATGATCAGACCAAATCCAACAGTAAAACAATAAGACCTTCAGGAAAGCCGAACATTGTCCAGTTCTGCATGCAGGACTACGGAGGTGCCGGAACAGCGGCTTTGCGTCTGCATGACGGGCTGCTTTCATCCGGAGTGAACAGTCTGTTCTTCGTTCACAATATCCAGCGCTGGAAGCCAGGTACAATACCTCTTTTTGCCAAAAGCTGTTCTGCGCCTATTCCCCACAAAAAGATTGTTTCCTCCGACTGGAAAGCATTTCAAGCCCACAGCCAAAGACTTATTTCCAAATACCCTCAACGCCCCCAAGGCCTTGAAATCTTCACGGACACATGGGCAGCCACGAAGTTGTCCAACGTGCCTGAAATTGCGGAAGCCGATATCATCCACTTGCACTGGATCGCCGGGACCGTGGATATTCCCAGGGAAGTCGAGTTTTTGAAAACCAAGAAAATCGTCTGGACCCTGCACGACATGAACGCTTTTACCGGTGGGTGTCACTATGCCGCAGGTTGTCAAAAATATGAACAGCAGTGCGGGGGGTGTCCGCAGCTTGGGTCAAGCCGGGACAACGATCTTTCCCGGCAGATCTGGACGCGGAAAATGGCGGCCTACAAACAATTAGACATCACCATCGTCGCTCTCTGCCAGTGGATGGCTGATTGCGTCAAAATAAGCTCACTGCTTTCATCCTTTCCAGTTCATGTCATTCCCAATGGCCTGCCCACGAATATTTTCAAGCCCTATCCCCAGGCCCAAATCAGGAAATCCTTGCAGGTGCCTAAAGACGCTTTCGTGATCCTTTTTGGCGCGGACTCCGTGACCAATGCCCGCAAAGGCTTCGTGTATCTGTTGCGGGCTTTGGAGCACGTGAAAACGCAGTTTCCCAGCGAACATATAGCCCTGGCCACCTTTGGCAATCACGCTCAGGCTGCGGTCCAGCACTTAGGCTTTCCCACTTTTGCCTTTGACTATGTGGACAAAGAATCTGAACTGGCCCTGGTCTACAGCATGGCCGATGTCACGGTCATCCCCTCCCTGGAAGACAACCTGCCCAACGTGGTCCTTGAGTCCCTGGCCTGCGGAACGCCGGTGGTTGGCTTTGACGTGGGCGGCATTCCGGACATGGTGGAGCATCTGGTTAACGGCTACCTATCCCCGGTTGGTGATGAAAATGGTTTGGCCGGTGGGATGCGCTGGATTATGGAGCAGAAAAAGGCAGGAAGCAAGATTCGGACAAAATGCCGGGAGACGGCCTTGAGCCGATATAATTTCCCTTTGCAGGCTGGGCGGTATCGGGAGTTATATGAGGAAAATCTGAAAAATACTCGCGTTAAATATTTTCAAGTAAACAAAAAGAAGGACTTTGTGCATTCAACATGCCAGTCAAATACTCATGTAAGTCAGTTACAACTTGATGAATTTTTAAGTTTACGTTTCTTGCATGAACACCACGATTATCATGCGCAAGGTTCAAAATGTATATATCAGGATTTAATAAAAAATAGTTTTACTGTAAGAGAAATAATACATAAAATTCAAAATGACCGTAAATATCTTGATAGAAACCAATATGATCATGATGTTCGTCTCAAGAATGATCATATGAATCATTATATCAATTGTATTAAATACGGATTTCGAAAAGAAGTTAAAGGGTGGAGGGAGACTAATTCTGTTGATCTTGTGAATCCTGATTATTATATCCAAAAAGAAGAAATTACAGATAAAGAAATTGGTGAATATCTGCAGCAAAATCCATTAGAAATCAAGAATCAGATAATAGTAGACGGCATTCATCGTTCCATGTGTATGATTGGAAGGATATTGAATGGAAAATCGTATATACCATTTTTTTACATAGGTGATAAAAATATATCCCCACAAAAACAAATAATTCCCAACGTTGGTTACAGAAAAGAACACAACAAATACCGTTGGGATGCGATTGTTCCACATATAGATAAGGATTGCTTTAAAGTCTTGGATATTGGAAGCAATTATGGATATTTCAGCTTAAGCTTGGCCAGTCATTATCCAAATGCTCAAATTTTTTCTATTGAAGGCGAGTTCGGAACAGGAAACCAGGAAAGCAAGGGGCTAAAAATCCATCATTCAATAAAGAATGATCATTTCATATATAATAATTTTATATACAATACGCTCTTGACTGACGATTTGGTTAAATTGTTCAATGAAAAATCAATTGTATTTGATTACCAAATAAGTTTTTCTGTTTTTCATTGGATAGTATATTTGAAGTACGCAAATAATGGTTCTTCTCAAAATATAAAAAAAATGTTTGTCGATCAACTTAAAATGGCAAAGACTACTTTTTTAGAACTTCCATCATTTGGCCAACAAACATCGATGTCACCGTACTATGCTGATCATGATTCCTTTGATCATCTATTTTCGGAATTGAATAGAGAGCTTCCGTTAGAATTTGAAAAAATTGGTGAATGCAATTGGTATGGTAAAAGAGACTTGTTCCACATTAAACTCCTTGACTGTAAGCCTTCCAATTTTACAGTGAATGATGTGAATAGAATACTAGCAAATAAGTAA
- a CDS encoding glycosyltransferase, which yields MSTPPPAQTAQLITEAEQLLKKRQYDVALRISIKLLQHAPDSIPAMRVAGLALLGLSKAREAQTFLSVVFQSGSNDWEIIHALAHTLRMTGDRLTARHLLSRFVETQPRHEEAVKVLKSDCNHYFDFYHIQENSGRNIHDHTPRIPTGHHPLFSVITVSLNQAQFIEDTIRAVMWQDFPSYEHLVIDGGSSDVTLDILRKYPHLKWTSEPDRGQSHALNKGFSMARGEIIAWINSDDFYTPETFKKVAQWFRQHPNERIIMGDSMWIFEQTGRQFLLKNREKGFEDIIRNWDDFFHPSQQSLFFKRSLLEEVGLLDETLHYTMDWDLFLRMTRVQPIRYIPELFSAYRFHGQAKGGSGEDWSDFYPDQQRVYARYKKHSKYLPQQPLLTVALPLPKPMMGKRQYLDNLNRIAKHISTDIMRDMEILIVTDGDPVETMQRGILEGCPVSCRFVQGGTHGDGFIHTVLKHARGYALHFPPLDRLLPLRWYTPLLNHLIDYPNLTHVQDRKVESSQALLPNNILLNSTTLYRTGSLQESAGKWTFKRPSALPELSVVVATRKRADVLKRFLQSLVEQTLDPQRFELIIVDDGSSDDTPKILQEFENNAPFYYVHQRHEKNVGPGPARNRGISIARAPILVFLNDDALLDPDGLTRHLNMHYTQPGKRIAVLGRFSFAEPYVSTPFGFLLERSDLLFEYANMKGPGLYSHNHFYACNISVPARAVREVGMFDDEIRPPAWGAEDIDLGFRLSMHGYGVLYDCRLVAWHCHDLDAKSFEGSFLIRSGGAVAMFAKNPELTCHYAEMSGSDLQRVRKMLSQVKPAAEKVARLVDAICSVSRIASESKNWTHHEVRSRIDLNYAMNQWRMQDKELQMCLKRFIINLQELLIKCSNEDNRLIEGNLDLLYESMHFMRWHFDTRGICASPWIEKFIDARK from the coding sequence ATGTCGACCCCCCCCCCTGCCCAAACAGCTCAGCTTATAACAGAAGCCGAACAGTTGCTGAAAAAACGTCAATATGACGTCGCACTGAGGATCTCAATCAAGCTCCTTCAGCATGCACCTGATTCGATTCCTGCCATGCGGGTCGCGGGACTAGCACTTTTGGGCTTGAGCAAAGCCAGGGAAGCACAAACCTTTCTGTCAGTAGTTTTCCAGTCAGGTAGCAATGACTGGGAAATCATTCATGCCTTGGCACATACACTACGAATGACCGGGGATCGCTTAACCGCCAGACATCTGCTCTCGCGTTTCGTCGAGACCCAGCCAAGGCATGAGGAAGCAGTCAAGGTTCTGAAATCCGATTGCAACCACTATTTTGATTTTTATCATATCCAAGAAAACAGTGGCCGCAATATCCATGACCATACTCCTCGCATCCCCACTGGCCACCATCCATTATTCAGCGTCATTACCGTATCCTTAAATCAGGCCCAGTTCATCGAGGACACCATCCGCGCGGTGATGTGGCAGGACTTTCCCAGCTATGAACATCTTGTCATCGATGGTGGATCAAGCGACGTTACTTTAGACATCTTGCGCAAGTATCCGCATCTGAAATGGACATCGGAACCGGATCGAGGCCAATCCCATGCGTTGAACAAAGGGTTTTCCATGGCGAGGGGGGAAATCATCGCCTGGATCAACTCGGACGATTTCTACACTCCCGAAACCTTCAAAAAGGTTGCCCAATGGTTCAGACAACACCCAAATGAACGTATTATCATGGGCGACAGCATGTGGATTTTTGAGCAGACAGGGCGGCAGTTCCTGCTCAAAAACAGGGAGAAGGGATTTGAAGACATCATCCGCAATTGGGACGACTTCTTCCATCCGTCCCAGCAATCGCTTTTCTTCAAACGCAGCCTACTTGAGGAAGTGGGACTTCTTGACGAAACTCTGCATTACACCATGGACTGGGACCTGTTTTTACGCATGACCCGTGTCCAGCCAATCCGTTACATTCCGGAACTTTTCTCAGCCTACCGCTTCCATGGACAAGCCAAAGGCGGATCAGGCGAAGATTGGTCGGATTTTTACCCAGACCAGCAACGCGTTTATGCCCGATACAAAAAGCATTCGAAGTATCTTCCACAACAGCCCCTGCTGACGGTTGCGCTTCCTTTGCCTAAGCCCATGATGGGAAAAAGGCAGTATCTTGATAACCTGAACCGCATTGCTAAGCATATCAGCACTGATATCATGCGGGACATGGAGATCTTGATCGTCACCGACGGTGATCCCGTAGAAACGATGCAACGAGGTATTCTTGAAGGATGTCCTGTCTCGTGTCGGTTCGTCCAAGGGGGAACACACGGTGACGGTTTTATCCACACTGTTCTCAAACATGCCCGCGGTTATGCCCTGCACTTCCCTCCGTTGGATAGACTCCTGCCCTTGCGATGGTACACGCCGTTGTTGAATCATCTCATCGATTATCCCAACCTGACGCATGTGCAGGACCGAAAGGTCGAATCTTCGCAGGCCTTGCTGCCGAACAATATCCTGTTGAACTCCACCACTCTCTATCGAACTGGATCACTCCAGGAATCCGCTGGCAAGTGGACATTTAAGCGGCCAAGCGCGTTGCCGGAATTAAGCGTTGTCGTGGCCACGCGCAAACGGGCTGACGTATTGAAGAGATTTTTGCAATCGCTCGTTGAACAAACTCTTGACCCGCAACGTTTTGAATTGATAATCGTCGATGATGGTTCCAGCGACGATACGCCTAAAATCCTCCAAGAATTCGAGAATAACGCCCCATTCTACTATGTGCATCAACGCCATGAGAAGAATGTTGGGCCTGGCCCAGCTCGAAATCGCGGTATTTCAATCGCACGCGCACCTATCTTGGTTTTTCTGAATGACGATGCCCTGCTGGATCCGGACGGACTCACTAGGCATCTCAACATGCATTACACCCAACCTGGCAAGCGCATTGCCGTCCTTGGGCGTTTTTCCTTCGCTGAACCCTACGTATCTACTCCTTTCGGTTTTCTGCTGGAACGCTCGGACCTGCTCTTCGAATACGCAAACATGAAGGGGCCGGGCCTATACAGCCACAACCATTTCTATGCTTGCAACATCAGCGTACCCGCACGTGCTGTCAGGGAAGTTGGCATGTTTGATGATGAGATACGTCCTCCGGCATGGGGTGCCGAAGATATTGATTTGGGTTTCAGGTTGTCCATGCACGGGTATGGAGTCCTGTACGATTGTAGGCTTGTGGCTTGGCATTGCCATGATCTCGACGCGAAATCATTTGAGGGAAGTTTTTTGATTCGATCAGGCGGAGCAGTGGCCATGTTCGCGAAAAATCCTGAGCTAACATGTCATTATGCGGAAATGAGCGGAAGTGATTTACAGCGTGTGCGGAAAATGTTGTCACAGGTCAAGCCCGCCGCGGAAAAGGTCGCAAGACTTGTTGATGCCATATGTTCTGTCTCGCGAATAGCGTCGGAAAGTAAGAATTGGACGCATCATGAAGTCCGATCCCGCATTGATCTTAACTATGCAATGAACCAGTGGCGAATGCAAGATAAAGAGCTGCAAATGTGCTTAAAACGCTTTATTATAAATCTTCAGGAGTTATTGATAAAATGCAGCAACGAAGACAACAGACTAATAGAGGGCAATCTAGATCTGCTGTACGAATCGATGCACTTCATGCGATGGCACTTTGATACGCGGGGGATATGTGCGAGTCCTTGGATTGAAAAATTCATTGATGCTCGGAAGTGA
- a CDS encoding glycosyltransferase family 92 protein, with product MNYLSLFVIAKDENEYLREWVYHHALLGVEHFYIYDNESRISALEFLQDFPSDMITYQWVEGRDQQIPKYNHCLETYGKKNRWIGFLDVDEFLFPIQGNDLRAGLADFEAYAGLAVPWTTFGSSGHLSKPSGLVMTNYLQRYPDNMHPSDTIIKCLVDPASISAGLDPHRFMPIDGRYIVNELHIPVERGGNRTLRSTTKFQLNHFFFKSQQDFEAKLQRGRADRTDAQGRYPYEMFYRQSRQARHPDTKILRFAPKVHEAVLGQAAILPALGSLHLFEAVNTLLPLLEQGRIEAAEALLCRACTTSAHSAELWSLRAVCARLAGDHELALRFAKQAMAREMSLESSCELFQAFLGLGRTVEAQATLQCLVDYLGPRGNAEIGLKDQIDQMRDQLKNSMQDGVA from the coding sequence ATGAATTACCTTTCTCTTTTTGTCATCGCCAAGGATGAAAACGAGTATCTTCGAGAGTGGGTTTATCATCATGCCTTGCTTGGCGTGGAACATTTTTACATCTACGACAATGAGAGCCGCATTTCTGCTCTTGAGTTTCTGCAAGATTTCCCTTCGGACATGATTACCTATCAGTGGGTTGAGGGAAGGGATCAACAAATTCCGAAATACAATCATTGCCTGGAGACATATGGCAAGAAGAACCGCTGGATCGGCTTTCTCGATGTGGATGAATTCCTTTTTCCCATTCAAGGCAATGACCTGCGCGCCGGTTTGGCGGATTTTGAAGCATATGCCGGCTTGGCCGTGCCGTGGACGACATTTGGATCATCCGGGCACTTGAGTAAACCATCCGGTCTGGTCATGACCAATTATCTGCAACGTTATCCTGACAATATGCACCCTAGCGACACGATAATCAAGTGTCTCGTAGACCCGGCATCCATCTCCGCCGGCCTTGATCCGCACAGGTTCATGCCCATTGATGGTCGGTACATTGTAAATGAACTGCATATTCCAGTGGAAAGAGGCGGTAACAGAACACTGCGGTCAACCACGAAGTTTCAATTGAACCACTTTTTTTTCAAGTCGCAACAGGATTTTGAGGCCAAGCTGCAACGAGGAAGGGCGGATCGCACGGATGCCCAAGGGCGTTATCCTTATGAGATGTTTTACCGCCAGTCGCGCCAAGCCAGACATCCGGACACCAAAATTCTTCGTTTTGCACCCAAGGTGCATGAGGCTGTGCTGGGTCAAGCCGCAATACTACCGGCCTTGGGCTCGCTGCATCTTTTTGAGGCAGTGAACACGTTGCTGCCACTTCTGGAGCAGGGCCGCATCGAGGCCGCTGAGGCGCTGCTTTGCCGTGCTTGCACAACGTCCGCGCACAGTGCTGAATTGTGGAGCCTTCGAGCCGTTTGCGCTCGTTTAGCCGGAGATCATGAACTGGCATTGCGTTTCGCCAAGCAGGCCATGGCTCGGGAAATGTCGCTGGAAAGTTCCTGCGAGCTGTTCCAGGCCTTTCTTGGACTTGGGAGGACGGTCGAGGCCCAGGCCACGCTGCAATGCCTGGTGGATTATCTTGGGCCGAGGGGCAACGCCGAGATCGGGCTTAAGGATCAAATCGATCAGATGCGTGACCAACTGAAGAACTCAATGCAGGATGGAGTCGCATGA
- a CDS encoding class I SAM-dependent methyltransferase — protein MRHIIETLEQDMAQGKNIGLYEHVRGYLHPAEGYMLMLMAAFGEGEGEVVEIGSFHGKSTCYLAHGLRMRKSGVVHAVDHFQGSPEHQAGATHEEPALVREKTLYKQFMKNIQDNGFSEYVRPVVADSISAAKNWDKPIRLLFIDGDHSYKATRHDFETWSAHVTDQSYIGFHDVGPSWPGVTRFFNEITESGKGGYRVLLAVGSLRVVRRV, from the coding sequence ATGAGACACATCATCGAGACCCTGGAACAGGACATGGCCCAGGGCAAGAATATCGGTTTGTACGAGCATGTGCGGGGATACCTGCATCCAGCGGAAGGGTACATGTTGATGCTGATGGCCGCCTTTGGTGAAGGCGAAGGCGAGGTCGTGGAGATCGGCAGTTTCCACGGCAAGTCCACCTGCTATCTGGCTCACGGCTTGAGGATGCGCAAGTCCGGGGTGGTCCACGCCGTGGATCATTTTCAGGGCTCACCAGAGCACCAGGCCGGGGCGACCCATGAGGAGCCCGCTTTGGTCCGGGAGAAGACGCTGTACAAGCAGTTCATGAAGAACATCCAGGACAACGGCTTCAGCGAATACGTCCGCCCCGTCGTCGCGGACTCCATCTCGGCGGCAAAGAACTGGGACAAGCCCATCCGCCTTCTGTTCATCGACGGAGACCATTCCTACAAGGCCACGCGTCACGATTTTGAAACATGGTCCGCCCATGTCACGGACCAGAGCTATATCGGCTTTCATGACGTCGGTCCCAGTTGGCCCGGGGTAACGAGGTTTTTCAACGAAATTACCGAGTCCGGCAAGGGCGGCTATCGGGTGCTGTTGGCTGTGGGGAGTCTTCGGGTCGTGCGGCGGGTTTGA
- a CDS encoding glycosyltransferase produces MHPQPTILDHISWLHRFQGYFDPGHAVWAAQKLLDGLEPSQDPQSAARIDLAAGLLRQALVLNPCDPNVRDLLGQLLPMAGSSPDLQAWFDALPRNVSGLTMEQAHPLIEQCGDDPARLEQILTNSGEPLLQFLGLTKFWQWGEKERFERWAERFIQKPYGPATAPLLAWAAWKSGNEDRARELLNQGPESFLSLNLRAELALREGEADTARVHWLRSLAWEPHQPHLRYRLWELDQPSPDMALVDKNKVHIGFYTFNKLETTLRTLESLLASNIGPSQITLLNNGSTAFTPEELDGTVQAMAQGRPVTIIHLPVNIGAPAARNWLFTLPETKEADYLAYLDDDVLLPRNWLACYLQDFQLFPKAVVVGPKGVNPGATRTVQYVYRFFQETGNKTIRFTNNAPLFMDLGQFDSRRPCLSVMGCCHLFDLKKWERLGLPGFDVRFSPSQVDDLEHDIQIWKAGGQAVYDGRVEVVHLQDAGRQAPKSKASWAHVWGNHIKMEHKFTERELADIDRESRGADQIFWQAEVMGKGS; encoded by the coding sequence ATGCATCCACAACCGACCATCCTCGACCACATCTCCTGGCTGCACCGCTTCCAGGGCTATTTCGATCCCGGCCATGCCGTCTGGGCCGCTCAAAAACTCCTGGATGGCCTGGAGCCGTCCCAGGATCCCCAATCCGCCGCCCGTATCGACCTGGCCGCCGGATTGTTGCGCCAAGCCCTGGTGCTCAATCCCTGCGACCCCAACGTCCGCGATCTGCTGGGCCAGCTCTTGCCCATGGCCGGATCGTCTCCGGACCTTCAGGCTTGGTTCGACGCCCTGCCCCGGAACGTGTCGGGATTGACCATGGAGCAGGCCCATCCGCTCATCGAACAGTGCGGAGACGACCCGGCCCGCCTGGAGCAGATTCTGACAAACTCCGGCGAACCACTACTCCAGTTTCTGGGGCTGACAAAATTCTGGCAATGGGGGGAAAAGGAGCGTTTCGAAAGGTGGGCTGAGCGGTTCATCCAAAAACCGTATGGCCCGGCAACGGCCCCGCTCCTGGCCTGGGCTGCCTGGAAGTCCGGCAATGAGGACCGAGCCCGCGAATTGCTGAACCAGGGGCCGGAGAGTTTTCTCAGCCTGAACCTGCGCGCCGAATTGGCCCTTCGCGAAGGCGAAGCGGACACGGCCAGAGTGCACTGGCTGCGCTCCCTGGCCTGGGAACCGCATCAACCCCATCTGCGCTACCGTCTCTGGGAGCTGGATCAGCCCTCTCCGGATATGGCCCTGGTAGATAAAAACAAGGTGCACATCGGTTTCTATACCTTCAACAAGTTGGAAACCACCCTGCGCACCCTGGAAAGCCTGCTGGCCTCAAATATCGGCCCGAGCCAAATCACCCTGCTCAACAACGGCTCCACGGCCTTCACTCCGGAAGAACTGGACGGCACTGTTCAAGCCATGGCCCAAGGCCGACCCGTAACCATCATCCACCTGCCCGTAAACATCGGCGCACCAGCGGCCCGCAACTGGCTGTTCACCCTTCCGGAAACCAAGGAAGCCGATTATCTGGCCTATCTGGACGACGATGTCCTCCTGCCCCGGAACTGGCTGGCCTGCTACCTCCAGGATTTCCAACTCTTCCCCAAAGCCGTGGTCGTGGGCCCCAAGGGCGTCAATCCCGGGGCCACCCGCACCGTGCAATACGTGTATCGCTTTTTTCAGGAAACCGGAAACAAAACCATCCGCTTCACCAACAATGCCCCCCTGTTCATGGACCTGGGCCAGTTCGACTCCCGCCGACCCTGCTTGTCCGTCATGGGCTGCTGCCATCTTTTTGACCTGAAAAAGTGGGAACGACTGGGCCTCCCGGGCTTCGACGTCCGCTTTTCCCCCTCCCAGGTGGACGACCTAGAACACGACATCCAGATCTGGAAGGCCGGAGGACAGGCCGTGTACGACGGCCGGGTGGAAGTGGTCCACCTCCAGGACGCCGGCAGACAGGCCCCGAAATCCAAAGCCTCCTGGGCCCATGTCTGGGGTAATCACATCAAGATGGAACACAAGTTCACGGAACGTGAACTAGCGGATATTGACCGGGAGTCACGTGGGGCGGATCAGATTTTTTGGCAAGCCGAGGTGATGGGGAAAGGAAGCTGA
- a CDS encoding nucleotidyltransferase domain-containing protein translates to MRLNSSQAAKIIEIVSNHAGGDSRVSVYGSRLDDTARGGDIDLFIETEAPMPRWEQARMLAALEDELGLPVDILVKCVHDPDTPFEAMAKSMAMTLSQAAP, encoded by the coding sequence ATGAGACTGAACTCATCGCAAGCTGCAAAAATTATAGAAATTGTTTCCAACCATGCCGGAGGCGACAGTCGCGTCTCCGTCTACGGATCCCGGCTTGACGACACGGCCAGAGGGGGCGACATTGACCTTTTCATCGAAACCGAGGCCCCCATGCCCCGTTGGGAACAGGCCCGCATGCTGGCCGCTCTCGAGGACGAGCTTGGCCTTCCTGTGGATATCCTCGTGAAGTGCGTCCATGACCCGGACACCCCCTTTGAAGCCATGGCCAAATCCATGGCCATGACACTGAGTCAAGCCGCCCCATGA